From the Falsibacillus albus genome, one window contains:
- a CDS encoding carbamoyl phosphate synthase small subunit — MKRQLILEDGTVLIGEAFGSDRDSVGEVVFNTGMTGYQEILTDPSYCGQIVTLTYPLIGNYGVNRDDFESVEPAVKGFVVREAADFPSNWRNQMSIDEFLKLKNIPGIAGVDTRQLTRIIRKYGTLKGAICGIEQSPEKVIEQLKSSSLPTDQVKQVSTKTSYRSPGRGKRIVLVDYGMKHGILRELNKRGCDVVVVPYHTKAADILALSPDGIMLSNGPGDPKDVEEGNNMIQEILGKIPLFGICLGHQLFALACGADTYKMKFGHRGSNHPVKDLETGKIALTSQNHGYSVREESIEGTRLKVTHTALNDGSIEGLLHKDYAAFTVQYHPEASPGPEDANYLFDRFIEMVEANNRKEHQHA; from the coding sequence ATGAAAAGACAACTAATATTGGAAGATGGCACCGTCTTGATAGGTGAAGCTTTTGGAAGCGACAGAGATTCAGTAGGAGAAGTTGTTTTTAATACCGGTATGACAGGCTACCAAGAAATACTGACTGATCCATCATACTGCGGTCAAATCGTCACCTTGACGTATCCTCTTATCGGAAATTATGGGGTCAACCGCGATGATTTCGAGTCAGTTGAGCCAGCGGTAAAAGGCTTCGTCGTAAGGGAAGCAGCTGACTTTCCGTCAAATTGGCGCAATCAAATGAGCATTGATGAATTTTTGAAACTGAAAAACATCCCGGGGATTGCTGGTGTTGATACACGACAGCTGACAAGGATCATCAGGAAATATGGAACATTGAAAGGGGCGATCTGCGGCATTGAACAGTCGCCGGAAAAGGTGATTGAACAATTGAAATCAAGCTCACTGCCGACAGATCAAGTGAAGCAGGTTTCTACGAAGACTTCCTATAGAAGTCCAGGGAGAGGAAAGAGAATCGTACTTGTCGATTATGGGATGAAGCATGGGATTTTAAGAGAGTTGAACAAGCGCGGATGTGATGTGGTCGTCGTTCCATACCATACAAAAGCAGCGGATATTTTGGCGCTTAGCCCGGATGGGATCATGCTCTCGAACGGTCCGGGGGATCCAAAGGATGTGGAAGAAGGCAACAACATGATTCAAGAAATTTTGGGCAAGATCCCTCTTTTCGGAATCTGCCTGGGGCATCAATTATTCGCACTCGCATGCGGAGCGGATACGTATAAGATGAAATTCGGCCATAGGGGGTCCAATCATCCTGTGAAAGACTTGGAAACGGGAAAAATCGCTTTGACATCCCAAAACCACGGCTACTCGGTTAGAGAAGAATCCATCGAAGGGACACGGTTGAAAGTGACGCATACTGCCTTGAACGATGGTTCAATCGAGGGGCTTTTGCACAAGGACTATGCAGCCTTTACTGTCCAATATCATCCCGAAGCGTCGCCGGGACCGGAAGATGCGAACTATTTATTCGACCGCTTTATTGAAATGGTGGAAGCCAACAACAGAAAGGAGCATCAACATGCCTAA
- a CDS encoding dihydroorotase produces the protein MNLLIKNGAKLNEDNSLSPLEIRIINGKIAEMGERLTNEGEKEWDAEGQLISAGFVDLHVHLREPGGEKKETIETGTSAAAKGGFTTIAAMPNTRPVPDHPEQMKNLMEKIQEKASVRVLPYGSITIRQLGREMTDLEGLKREGAFAFTDDGVGVQTASMMYEAMQKAAALDMSIVAHCEENSLIYGGAVHEGKFSKQYDLPGIPSICESVHIARDVLLAEASGCHYHVCHISTKESVRVVRDAKKAGINVTAEVTPHHLLLCEEDIPGDDASYKMNPPLRSSEDRQALIEGLLDGTIDFIATDHAPHTDEEKAEGMKQAPFGIVGLETAFPLLYTNLVEKGLCSLKQLIEWLTIKPSLAFKLPYGKLDIGEGADITLIDLNKTAKIDPANFLSKGKNTPFKGWNCKGWPTATFVNGEMIWKEERVQA, from the coding sequence ATGAACTTGCTAATCAAAAACGGTGCAAAATTGAATGAGGATAATTCTTTATCGCCATTAGAAATCAGGATAATCAATGGGAAAATTGCTGAAATGGGAGAGCGGTTGACCAATGAAGGTGAAAAAGAATGGGATGCAGAAGGGCAGCTCATTTCTGCTGGATTTGTCGATTTACACGTGCATTTACGAGAACCTGGCGGCGAGAAAAAAGAAACGATCGAAACTGGGACATCGGCAGCTGCCAAAGGCGGATTCACCACGATCGCTGCGATGCCGAATACACGTCCAGTCCCTGACCATCCTGAGCAAATGAAGAATTTAATGGAGAAAATTCAAGAAAAAGCGAGTGTAAGGGTCCTTCCATATGGGTCGATTACAATCAGGCAGCTTGGCAGGGAAATGACGGATCTGGAAGGTTTGAAGAGGGAAGGTGCATTTGCTTTCACCGATGATGGCGTCGGTGTGCAGACAGCCTCGATGATGTATGAGGCCATGCAAAAGGCCGCTGCATTGGACATGAGCATTGTCGCGCACTGTGAAGAGAATTCCCTTATTTACGGTGGGGCCGTACATGAAGGCAAGTTTTCCAAACAATACGACCTGCCGGGGATACCATCCATCTGCGAATCCGTTCATATTGCAAGGGACGTCCTTTTGGCAGAAGCTTCTGGCTGCCATTATCATGTATGCCACATTTCAACCAAGGAATCTGTCAGGGTCGTACGGGATGCCAAGAAAGCAGGGATCAATGTGACGGCAGAAGTGACGCCCCATCATCTGCTTCTTTGTGAAGAGGATATACCTGGTGACGATGCAAGCTACAAAATGAATCCACCATTGAGGAGCAGCGAGGACCGTCAAGCATTGATTGAAGGCCTTCTTGACGGGACGATCGATTTCATTGCAACGGATCATGCTCCGCATACGGATGAAGAAAAAGCAGAGGGAATGAAGCAGGCACCATTCGGCATTGTCGGTCTTGAAACGGCATTTCCGCTTTTATATACGAATTTGGTGGAAAAAGGACTTTGCTCACTGAAGCAGCTGATTGAATGGCTGACGATCAAGCCGTCCCTTGCATTCAAGCTTCCTTATGGAAAGCTTGATATCGGGGAAGGAGCAGATATCACATTAATCGATTTGAATAAAACAGCAAAGATTGATCCAGCAAACTTTTTATCAAAAGGAAAAAATACACCATTCAAAGGATGGAATTGCAAAGGATGGCCGACAGCTACTTTTGTGAATGGAGAAATGATCTGGAAAGAGGAGCGTGTTCAAGCATGA
- a CDS encoding RluA family pseudouridine synthase has translation MEKVEHSIQENEQGERIDKVISSIDKEWSRTQVQAWIKEGVVKVNQQKVKPNYKCMSGDHIEITIPEPEVLDVLPEEMELDVYYEDTDVIVVNKPRGMVVHPAPGHMSGTLVNGLMLHCKDLSGINGVLRPGIVHRIDKDTSGLLMVAKNDYSHERLVQQLVDKSVTRKYYAIVHGVIPHDYGTIDAPIGRDSQDRQSMTVVDEGKNAVTHFRVLERFDHYSFVECELETGRTHQIRVHMKYIGFPLAGDPKYGPRKTLPINGQALHAAVLGFVHPRTEQYIEFEAPLPGDFQNLLDKLRHDR, from the coding sequence ATGGAGAAAGTGGAACACAGCATTCAGGAAAATGAACAAGGCGAAAGAATCGACAAGGTGATTTCTTCGATCGATAAAGAATGGTCCAGAACTCAGGTGCAGGCATGGATCAAGGAAGGCGTTGTCAAAGTCAACCAGCAAAAGGTAAAGCCAAATTATAAATGCATGAGTGGCGATCATATCGAGATTACCATACCTGAACCGGAAGTGCTGGACGTACTTCCTGAAGAGATGGAGCTAGATGTATACTATGAAGACACGGATGTAATCGTCGTCAATAAACCGCGTGGAATGGTCGTCCATCCTGCCCCTGGCCATATGAGCGGAACTTTAGTGAATGGCCTGATGCTCCATTGCAAAGATCTTTCTGGAATTAATGGGGTACTGCGTCCAGGAATCGTCCATCGAATTGACAAGGATACCTCCGGTCTTTTAATGGTGGCCAAGAACGATTATTCCCACGAACGGCTGGTTCAACAGCTTGTTGATAAATCAGTGACGAGGAAATATTATGCGATTGTCCATGGCGTGATCCCTCATGATTATGGCACGATTGATGCGCCGATCGGTCGCGACAGCCAGGACAGGCAGAGCATGACGGTCGTCGATGAAGGGAAAAATGCTGTCACGCATTTCAGGGTACTGGAGCGCTTTGACCACTATTCTTTTGTAGAATGTGAGCTTGAAACAGGCAGGACACACCAGATTCGCGTCCATATGAAATATATAGGCTTCCCATTGGCAGGAGATCCGAAATACGGACCGCGCAAAACATTGCCGATCAATGGACAGGCGTTGCATGCGGCTGTTTTGGGATTTGTCCATCCACGAACAGAACAATATATTGAATTTGAAGCCCCGTTGCCTGGAGACTTTCAAAATTTATTGGACAAATTGCGACATGATCGTTGA
- a CDS encoding solute carrier family 23 protein — protein sequence MTKPILDINEKPSSIQWLTLSLQHLFAMFGATILVPYLVGLSPAIALISSGIGTLAFILVTKGQVPAYLGSSFAYIAPIIAAKDFGGPGAAMVGTFMAGIVYGIVALIIKKAGYKWIMRLLPPVVVGPVIIVIGLALANTAVGMAMNDPANGKYSMLHFSVGLVTLAATIVFSIYGKGMFNLIPILMGIIVGYIYAVFVGIVDFQPVLKASWFERPDFLIPFVDYKIHISTTIIALMVPVAVVTLSEHIGHQLVLSKVVGKDFIKKPGLHRSIMGDGMSTIISALIGGPPKTTYGENIGVLAITRVYSVYVIAGAAVLATVFGFVGKITALISTIPTPVMGGVSILLFGIIASSGLRMLVDSKIDFGDKRNLVISSVILVIGIGGAMIQIKGIQIQGMALSAFAGVLLNLILPGKAKVDDNLFEENQNSIKKSEHANDHVA from the coding sequence ATGACAAAACCAATTTTGGACATAAACGAAAAGCCTTCATCCATACAATGGCTGACTTTAAGCTTGCAGCACTTGTTTGCAATGTTCGGCGCAACGATACTTGTACCTTATTTAGTGGGATTGAGCCCGGCCATCGCCCTGATCTCAAGCGGCATCGGAACGCTTGCTTTCATCTTGGTGACAAAGGGCCAAGTGCCAGCATACTTGGGATCATCATTCGCATACATCGCACCGATCATAGCAGCAAAAGATTTCGGGGGCCCCGGTGCGGCAATGGTCGGAACCTTCATGGCTGGCATTGTATACGGCATCGTTGCCCTGATCATTAAAAAGGCAGGCTACAAGTGGATCATGAGGCTGCTACCGCCGGTGGTCGTCGGACCTGTCATCATCGTCATCGGCCTTGCCCTTGCCAATACAGCGGTGGGGATGGCAATGAATGACCCGGCAAACGGAAAATACAGCATGCTCCATTTCTCGGTTGGACTTGTGACGCTTGCCGCTACCATCGTATTTTCGATCTACGGCAAAGGTATGTTCAATTTGATTCCGATCTTGATGGGCATCATCGTCGGCTACATCTATGCAGTATTCGTCGGGATTGTCGATTTTCAGCCTGTGTTGAAAGCAAGCTGGTTTGAAAGACCAGACTTCTTGATTCCTTTCGTGGATTACAAAATTCATATAAGCACAACAATCATCGCCTTGATGGTGCCTGTCGCAGTCGTGACCCTTTCAGAGCATATCGGCCATCAGCTTGTCCTAAGCAAGGTTGTCGGCAAGGACTTCATCAAAAAACCAGGCCTGCACCGCTCGATAATGGGAGACGGGATGTCAACCATCATCTCCGCGCTGATCGGCGGACCGCCAAAAACAACGTATGGTGAAAATATCGGTGTACTGGCCATCACGAGGGTATACAGTGTATATGTCATCGCAGGAGCGGCTGTATTAGCTACGGTCTTCGGTTTTGTAGGGAAAATTACAGCCTTGATTAGTACAATCCCTACACCGGTCATGGGCGGTGTATCCATCCTCTTATTTGGAATCATTGCATCATCAGGATTGAGAATGCTGGTTGACAGCAAAATAGATTTTGGAGATAAACGCAACCTTGTCATTTCCTCCGTCATCCTTGTCATCGGAATAGGTGGGGCTATGATTCAGATAAAAGGGATTCAGATTCAAGGGATGGCACTGTCCGCATTCGCCGGAGTCCTTTTAAACCTCATACTTCCAGGCAAGGCAAAAGTGGATGATAATTTATTCGAAGAAAATCAAAATTCAATAAAGAAAAGCGAGCATGCAAACGATCATGTCGCCTAG
- a CDS encoding dihydroorotate dehydrogenase electron transfer subunit — MIKQEKMTITCQREIAASIYELTLEGQLVDQMVEPGQFVHLRVSEGIDPLLRRPISISKIHSDRQAFTMIYRAEGKGTQLLSEKQIGDKVDVLGPLGHGFPIEKNMKGKKALLVGGGIGVPPLYELSHRLLEGDMDVVHVLGFQNESSAFYIDQFSQLGDTYAASVDGTVGTKGFVTNILDQLKFDFDVLYACGPTPMLKALEERFRDKRAYLSLEQRMGCGIGACFACVCAVKDDPEQSAYRKVCSDGPVFPIGEVVL, encoded by the coding sequence ATGATCAAGCAGGAGAAAATGACCATCACTTGCCAAAGGGAGATTGCTGCCAGCATATATGAACTTACACTTGAGGGGCAGCTTGTCGACCAGATGGTTGAGCCGGGACAGTTCGTGCATTTAAGAGTTTCGGAAGGAATAGATCCATTATTGAGAAGGCCGATTAGCATATCGAAAATACATTCTGATAGACAAGCATTTACGATGATTTATAGAGCTGAGGGGAAAGGAACTCAGCTCTTATCGGAAAAACAAATCGGGGATAAGGTGGATGTATTGGGGCCGCTGGGACATGGGTTCCCGATTGAGAAAAATATGAAAGGGAAAAAAGCGCTATTGGTCGGAGGCGGTATTGGGGTTCCGCCATTATACGAACTTTCACACAGACTCCTTGAAGGTGATATGGATGTTGTCCATGTTTTGGGCTTCCAAAATGAATCCTCCGCTTTTTATATCGACCAATTCTCACAACTTGGGGATACGTATGCTGCAAGTGTGGATGGAACAGTAGGGACAAAGGGGTTTGTAACAAATATATTGGATCAATTGAAGTTTGACTTCGATGTGCTTTATGCGTGCGGGCCTACCCCGATGCTTAAAGCATTGGAAGAGAGGTTCCGTGATAAGCGTGCTTACTTGTCGCTTGAACAAAGGATGGGCTGCGGTATTGGCGCTTGCTTTGCATGCGTCTGTGCCGTAAAGGATGATCCCGAACAATCAGCTTACCGCAAAGTATGCAGCGACGGGCCCGTTTTTCCAATAGGGGAGGTCGTATTATGA
- the carB gene encoding carbamoyl-phosphate synthase large subunit, giving the protein MPKRKDIHSILVIGSGPIIIGQAAEFDYAGTQACLALKEEGYRVVLVNSNPATIMTDTEVADAVYIEPLTLEFVSRIIRKERPDAILPTLGGQTGLNLTVELSNAGVLEECGVEILGTKLDAIQQAEDRDLFRTLMNELNEPVPESEIIHTLEEAFQFVERVGYPVIVRPAFTMGGTGGGICETREELIETAGSGLKNSPVTQCLLEKSIAGFKEIEYEVMRDAGDHAIVVCNMENIDPVGIHTGDSIVVAPSQTLSDREYQMLRNVSLKIIRALGIEGGCNVQLALDPHSFNYYIIEVNPRVSRSSALASKATGYPIAKLAAKIAVGLTLDEMMNPVTGKTYACFEPALDYVVTKIPRWPFDKFESAKRNLGTQMKATGEVMAIGRTFEESILKAIRSLESNVYHLELNDAKQISDELMEKRIRKAGDERLFYIGEALRRGASIETIHEWSQIDLFFLNKFSKIIKFEEHVQNHPFDEDIALEAKRLGFTDYILSHLWECEELEVYEWRKRIDLMPVYKMVDTCAAEFESETPYFYGTYEEENESISSSRKKIVVLGSGPIRIGQGVEFDYATVHSVWAIKEAGYEAVIINNNPETVSTDFSISDKLYFEPLTIEDVMHVIDLEKPEGVVVQFGGQTAINLASELSKRGVKILGTSLEDIDRAENRDKFEKTLSQLKIPQPAGKTAVSVEEAVQIAEEIGYPVLVRPSYVLGGRAMEIVYEQEELLHYMKNAVKVNPEHPVLIDRYLFGKEIEVDAISDGETVVIPGIMEHIERAGVHSGDSIAVYPPQQLTDQMKKNIADYTARLAKGLNIIGLLNIQYVISKGELFVLEVNPRSSRTVPFLSKITKVKMANLATKVILGEKLADQGYQTGLLPESEDVYVKVPVFSFAKLRRVDITLGPEMKSTGEVMGKDRTIEKALYKGLVAAGMKVKDYGSVLMTIADKDKEEGLQLAKRFVNIGYHLLATSGTAAHLQQAGIPVKVVDKLGSEGPNLLDVIRKGDAQLVINTLTKGKQPQRDGFRIRRESVENGIPCLTSLDTAEAILRVIESMTFSAESMPQFLETNKVIRS; this is encoded by the coding sequence ATGCCTAAACGAAAAGATATTCACAGTATACTAGTCATCGGATCAGGTCCAATCATCATCGGGCAGGCAGCGGAATTTGACTATGCGGGGACGCAGGCTTGCCTGGCTTTGAAGGAGGAGGGATACCGAGTCGTCTTGGTCAACTCCAATCCCGCAACGATCATGACGGATACAGAAGTAGCAGATGCCGTCTATATCGAGCCTTTGACACTGGAATTTGTCAGCCGGATCATTCGTAAAGAAAGGCCAGATGCCATCCTGCCGACGCTTGGCGGACAGACAGGATTGAATTTAACAGTGGAATTATCCAACGCCGGCGTTTTAGAGGAATGCGGAGTGGAGATTCTTGGAACGAAACTTGATGCCATTCAGCAAGCCGAAGACAGGGATTTATTCCGAACACTTATGAATGAGCTCAATGAACCTGTACCAGAGAGTGAAATCATTCATACATTGGAAGAAGCGTTTCAGTTCGTTGAACGAGTGGGATACCCGGTCATTGTCCGTCCTGCATTTACAATGGGAGGAACAGGCGGCGGTATTTGCGAAACGAGGGAAGAATTGATTGAAACCGCAGGAAGCGGGTTGAAAAATAGCCCGGTGACCCAATGCCTTCTTGAAAAAAGCATTGCAGGATTTAAAGAGATAGAATACGAGGTTATGAGAGATGCAGGCGATCATGCCATTGTGGTCTGCAACATGGAAAACATCGATCCTGTCGGCATTCATACAGGCGACTCGATTGTTGTAGCACCAAGCCAGACGTTAAGCGACCGCGAATATCAAATGCTTCGCAATGTATCTCTGAAAATAATCCGAGCTTTGGGGATTGAAGGGGGCTGCAACGTACAGCTGGCGCTTGATCCGCATAGCTTCAATTATTACATCATCGAAGTGAATCCGCGTGTAAGCCGATCTTCTGCATTGGCTTCGAAAGCAACGGGCTATCCGATTGCAAAACTTGCAGCAAAAATAGCGGTCGGCTTGACACTTGATGAAATGATGAACCCCGTAACGGGAAAAACGTATGCATGCTTCGAACCTGCCTTGGACTATGTCGTCACCAAAATTCCCCGCTGGCCATTTGATAAGTTTGAATCGGCCAAACGAAACCTGGGGACACAAATGAAAGCAACCGGTGAAGTCATGGCGATCGGAAGAACGTTTGAAGAATCGATCCTCAAGGCCATCCGTTCATTGGAAAGCAATGTGTATCACCTTGAACTGAATGATGCAAAGCAAATATCGGATGAATTGATGGAAAAACGAATCAGGAAGGCTGGAGATGAGCGGCTGTTCTATATCGGCGAGGCCCTTCGAAGAGGCGCATCGATTGAAACCATCCATGAATGGAGCCAAATCGACCTGTTCTTCTTAAATAAATTCAGCAAAATCATCAAATTTGAAGAGCATGTGCAAAACCATCCTTTTGATGAAGACATTGCACTAGAGGCAAAAAGGCTCGGATTCACGGATTATATATTGTCACATCTATGGGAATGTGAAGAGCTTGAAGTGTATGAGTGGAGAAAACGAATCGATCTTATGCCTGTATATAAAATGGTCGATACATGTGCAGCTGAATTCGAATCTGAAACACCATACTTTTATGGGACATACGAGGAAGAAAATGAATCAATCTCCTCATCACGAAAGAAAATTGTGGTTCTGGGTTCAGGTCCGATCCGCATCGGCCAAGGTGTGGAGTTTGACTACGCGACTGTCCATTCTGTATGGGCGATCAAGGAAGCCGGATATGAAGCCGTCATCATCAACAATAACCCTGAGACGGTTTCCACTGACTTTAGCATCTCTGACAAATTATATTTTGAACCACTGACCATTGAAGATGTCATGCATGTAATTGATTTGGAAAAGCCTGAAGGAGTTGTTGTACAATTTGGCGGGCAAACGGCCATCAATCTTGCCTCGGAGTTAAGCAAAAGGGGAGTCAAGATCCTTGGTACATCCCTGGAGGATATCGATCGTGCCGAAAACAGGGATAAATTCGAAAAAACCTTATCACAGCTGAAGATACCACAGCCTGCCGGGAAAACGGCAGTTTCAGTAGAGGAAGCTGTCCAGATCGCAGAGGAAATCGGCTACCCGGTATTAGTGAGGCCATCCTATGTCCTTGGCGGAAGGGCAATGGAAATCGTCTATGAACAAGAAGAGCTGCTTCACTATATGAAAAATGCGGTAAAGGTCAATCCGGAACACCCTGTTTTAATTGACCGCTATTTATTCGGGAAGGAGATTGAGGTTGACGCCATTTCAGATGGAGAGACCGTCGTCATTCCGGGAATCATGGAGCATATCGAAAGAGCAGGTGTCCATTCCGGGGATTCCATCGCCGTCTATCCACCACAGCAGTTGACTGACCAAATGAAAAAAAACATCGCAGACTATACGGCAAGGCTGGCAAAGGGACTTAATATCATCGGGCTCCTCAATATTCAGTACGTCATTTCAAAAGGTGAATTATTCGTCTTGGAAGTGAATCCGCGTTCGAGCCGTACGGTCCCATTCTTGAGCAAGATTACGAAGGTAAAGATGGCTAACTTGGCGACGAAAGTGATCTTAGGAGAAAAGCTGGCTGATCAAGGCTATCAAACAGGGCTTCTTCCGGAAAGTGAAGATGTTTATGTCAAGGTGCCGGTGTTCTCATTTGCCAAATTAAGAAGAGTCGATATCACGCTCGGGCCGGAGATGAAATCAACAGGTGAAGTAATGGGGAAAGACCGTACGATTGAAAAAGCCCTGTATAAAGGCTTGGTAGCGGCAGGGATGAAGGTGAAGGATTACGGATCTGTCTTGATGACCATTGCGGACAAGGATAAGGAAGAAGGTCTTCAGCTGGCAAAAAGGTTCGTGAATATCGGCTACCACCTTCTTGCTACGAGCGGAACCGCAGCACATTTACAGCAAGCCGGCATACCGGTGAAGGTTGTTGACAAATTGGGTTCAGAAGGCCCGAACCTTCTCGATGTCATCCGCAAAGGAGATGCTCAACTCGTCATCAATACCCTGACGAAAGGGAAACAGCCACAGCGCGACGGATTTAGAATCCGAAGGGAATCCGTTGAAAACGGAATTCCTTGCTTAACATCACTGGACACAGCGGAAGCGATATTAAGGGTGATAGAATCCATGACGTTTTCTGCAGAATCCATGCCGCAATTTTTGGAAACGAACAAGGTGATTCGTTCATGA
- the lspA gene encoding signal peptidase II, giving the protein MYYIVALFVLLLDQATKWIIANKMEYHESIKVIDHFLYITSHRNQGAAWGILQGQMWFFYLITVVVIIGIVYYIQKHAKGKPLLGMSLGLMLGGAIGNFIDRAIRHEVVDFIDTYIFSYDFPIFNVADAALTVGVILLMIYMFKEERETKEKSYGESGTQHSGK; this is encoded by the coding sequence GTGTATTATATTGTCGCTTTGTTTGTATTACTATTAGATCAAGCAACGAAGTGGATCATCGCCAATAAGATGGAATATCATGAGAGCATTAAAGTAATCGATCACTTCTTGTATATTACGAGCCACCGAAATCAAGGTGCTGCATGGGGAATCCTCCAGGGGCAAATGTGGTTCTTTTATTTAATCACCGTAGTGGTGATCATCGGAATCGTATATTATATACAGAAGCACGCAAAAGGCAAGCCCCTTTTAGGGATGAGTTTAGGATTGATGCTCGGCGGGGCGATCGGAAATTTTATTGATAGAGCCATCAGGCATGAAGTCGTGGATTTTATTGATACATATATTTTCAGTTATGATTTTCCGATCTTTAATGTTGCAGATGCGGCTTTGACTGTCGGCGTCATATTGCTGATGATTTACATGTTCAAAGAAGAGAGAGAAACGAAGGAGAAATCGTATGGAGAAAGTGGAACACAGCATTCAGGAAAATGA
- the pyrR gene encoding bifunctional pyr operon transcriptional regulator/uracil phosphoribosyltransferase PyrR has product MAQKAVVLDQPAIRRALTRIAHEIIERNKGVQECVLVGIKTRGIFLADRLAKRIEEIEGEHVPVGELDITLYRDDLTTKTKNHEPEVKGTDIPVDFTDKKVILIDDVLYTGRTVRAAMDALMDIGRASQIQLGVLVDRGHRELPIRADYVGKNIPTSSSEKIVVELIESDSVDQVTIYDK; this is encoded by the coding sequence TTGGCACAAAAAGCAGTCGTTTTGGACCAACCTGCGATCAGGCGTGCATTGACGCGGATTGCACATGAAATTATCGAGCGCAATAAAGGCGTTCAGGAATGTGTACTGGTCGGGATCAAGACGAGAGGGATTTTCCTTGCAGACCGGCTAGCTAAGAGGATCGAGGAAATCGAAGGGGAACATGTTCCAGTCGGGGAACTTGACATCACACTCTATCGTGATGACTTGACCACAAAGACGAAGAATCACGAGCCAGAAGTAAAAGGAACAGACATTCCTGTAGATTTTACCGATAAAAAGGTCATCCTTATCGATGATGTGCTCTATACAGGCAGGACAGTTAGGGCCGCGATGGATGCCCTTATGGATATTGGCAGGGCTTCTCAAATCCAGCTTGGCGTATTGGTGGACAGAGGGCATCGTGAGCTGCCAATAAGAGCGGATTATGTGGGGAAGAACATTCCGACCTCAAGTTCCGAAAAGATCGTTGTCGAACTGATCGAATCCGATTCTGTCGACCAAGTAACAATATATGATAAGTAA
- a CDS encoding aspartate carbamoyltransferase catalytic subunit encodes MKHLLSMEELDKDEIISILHEANRFSLGETWEPKDRKFVSNLFFEPSTRTKCSFEMAERKLGLDVIPFEASASSILKGETLYDTIKTLESIGVDAVVIRHDQDHFYEELVGKIDIPVLNGGDGCGQHPTQSLLDLLTIQQEFGTFHGLKVAIAGDILHSRVARSNALVLKKLGAEVVFSGPTEWFDQEYLNSGKVCSMDEAVESCDVLMLLRIQHERHGATSHLSPNEYHQQYGLTLQRERRMKKNSIIMHPAPVNRGVEIDSDLVECGRSRIFKQMKNGVFVRMAVLKRALETN; translated from the coding sequence ATGAAGCATTTACTGTCGATGGAAGAACTGGACAAAGATGAGATTATTTCAATATTACATGAAGCAAATCGGTTCTCGCTAGGTGAAACGTGGGAGCCAAAAGACAGAAAATTTGTTTCAAACCTATTTTTTGAACCAAGTACAAGGACCAAATGCAGCTTCGAAATGGCCGAAAGAAAATTAGGTTTGGATGTCATTCCTTTTGAAGCTTCTGCCTCAAGCATCTTAAAGGGAGAAACGCTCTATGACACGATCAAGACATTGGAGTCCATCGGGGTGGATGCGGTTGTCATCAGACATGACCAAGACCACTTTTATGAAGAGCTGGTAGGGAAGATAGATATTCCTGTCTTGAACGGCGGCGACGGCTGCGGCCAGCATCCCACTCAGTCGCTGTTGGATTTGCTGACCATCCAACAAGAATTTGGTACATTTCATGGATTGAAAGTCGCTATCGCCGGAGACATTTTACATAGCCGTGTGGCAAGATCAAATGCCCTGGTGTTAAAAAAGCTTGGAGCAGAGGTCGTCTTTTCAGGGCCAACTGAATGGTTCGATCAAGAATATTTGAACTCCGGGAAAGTATGCAGCATGGATGAGGCAGTGGAGTCCTGCGACGTGCTGATGCTGCTCAGGATCCAGCATGAGCGCCATGGAGCTACTTCACACTTGAGTCCGAATGAATACCATCAACAATATGGCCTCACATTACAACGGGAAAGAAGAATGAAAAAGAACAGCATCATCATGCATCCTGCCCCGGTCAATAGAGGGGTCGAGATCGATTCTGATTTAGTGGAATGCGGCCGCTCAAGGATATTCAAACAGATGAAAAATGGCGTCTTTGTCAGAATGGCCGTTCTAAAAAGGGCATTGGAAACAAACTAA